A stretch of Solea senegalensis isolate Sse05_10M linkage group LG10, IFAPA_SoseM_1, whole genome shotgun sequence DNA encodes these proteins:
- the LOC122776023 gene encoding proton myo-inositol cotransporter-like isoform X1: MYPITNRRVHVAFPVSAARSYDLVKTRPNFPFRVLSRETHFHSQDVYSLKHMSHSAGTSRQKTESDGERRLIGSSSGDPSAGGDREDQDEPTTTFVYVLAFFSALGGFLFGYDTGVVSGAMLLLKREMNLNVLWQELLVSSTVGAAALSALSGGYLNDWLGRKICILISSFIFAIGSIILGLAPDKVVLLVGRIIVGLGIGIASMTVPVYIAEVSPSQRRGQLVTINSLFITGGQLVSSLVDGAFSFLRHDGWRYMLGLSIFPALLQFFGFFFLPESPRWLLQKGRSSEARRVLIKIRGGQNVDDEYDTIRTSIEEEEREAGAGGFVILKILGHGPTRRALFVGCGLQMFQQLSGINTVMYYSATILQMAGVRDDKQAIWLSAATSATNFLFTLVGVWLVEKVGRRKLTLGSLLGTGLSLALLAVGFLLSSQNSPPVTLHSVDSQNSTCRQYGFCEPCMLDPSCGFCYRENGTQVFDSSCVPAGQSSTDHAAWGRCYNMTEGNDSAIWAYNYCPTSYSWVVLIGLILYLAFFAPGMGPMPWTVNSEIYPLWARSTGNACSAGVNWIFNVLVSLTFLHVAEFLTYYGAFFLYTGLVVLGLFFVLGCLPETRGLQLEDIENLFSGPLCSCGASAPNSNREVHYVRQGLDFSSPHYGTVGSDSGIAYITVSTASESRSLLPCYNVCNYESHFLLSTAQIMVT; encoded by the exons ATGTATCCAATAACAAATAGGCGTGTACATGTAGCTTTCCCAGTGTCAGCAGCGCGGTCATATGATCTGGTGAAGACACGACCAAACTTCCCGTTTCGTGTGTTAAGCAGGGAGACGCATTTTCACAG CCAGGACGTATACTCCCTGAAGCACATGAGCCACTCTGCGGGCACCAGCAGGCAGAAAACAGAGAGTGATGGAGAGCGGCGTCTCATTGGATCTTCATCTGGGGACCCCAGCGCAGGTGGAGATCGCGAGGACCAAGATGAACCCACGACAACATTTGTCTACGTCTTGGCATTTTTCTCCGCCCTGGGAGGATTCCTCTTTGGCTATGACACTGGGGTGGTGTCCGGGGCCATGCTGCTCCTCAAGAGGGAGATGAACCTGAACGTTCTCtggcaggagctgctggtctccaGTACGGTTGGAGCTGCAGCACTCTCTGCCCTGAGTGGGGGCTACCTGAATGACTGGCTGGGGCGCAAGATTTGCATCCTTATTTCCAGTTTCATCTTCGCCATTGGAAGCATCATATTGGGTTTAGCCCCAGATAAGGTGGTCCTTCTTGTTGGCAGGATCATAGTTGGTCTGGGGATAG GTATTGCCTCAATGACCGTTCCTGTTTACATCGCTGAAGTTTCCCCGTCTCAGCGGAGAGGTCAGCTGGTCACCATAAACTCCCTCTTCATCACTGGTGGTCAGTTAGTTTCCAGTTTGGTGGACGGAGCGTTCAGCTTCCTGAGGCATGACGGCTGGAG GTACATGCTGGGTCTGTCCATTTTCCCAGCATTGCTGCAGTTTTTtggcttcttcttcctccctgaAAGCCCCCGCTGGCTTCTCCAAAAGGGTCGCAGCTCAGAGGCCCGTCGCGTTCTCATCAAGATCAGAGGAGGCCAGAACGTCGATGACGAGTACGACACCATTCGAACCAGcattgaggaagaggagagagaggcaggagcAG GAGGCTTCGTCATTTTGAAGATTCTTGGGCACGGACCGACTCGCCGGGCTCTCTTCGTCGGCTGTGGCCTTCAGATGTTTCAGCAGCTGTCTGGGATAAACACCGTCAT GTACTACAGTGCAACCATTCTGCAGATGGCCGGGGTGCGGGACGATAAACAGGCCATCTGGTTGTCGGCTGCAACCTCTGCAACCAACTTTTTGTTCACGCTGGTTGGAGTCTGGCTTGTGGAGAAAGTGGGTCGCAGGAAGCTGACCCTGGGCAGTCTTTTAG GTACTGGGCTGAGTCTGGCCTTGTTGGCAGTCGGGTTCCTGCTGTCTTCCCAGAACTCCCCGCCTGTGACCCTCCACTCAGTCGACTCTCAGAACTCAACCTGCAGACAGTACGG GTTCTGTGAGCCGTGCATGTTGGATCCAAGCTGTGGATTTTGTTATCGTGAAAACGGAACCCAAGTGTTCGACTCCTCCTGCGTTCCCGCCGGTCAGTCGTCCACAGATCATGCAGCGTGGGGAAG atgCTACAACATGACAGAGGGAAACGACAGTGCAATCTGGGCCTATAACTACTGTCCCACATCCTACTCCTGGGTCGTCCTGATTGGCCTCATTCTCTACCTTGCATTCTTCGCTCCAG GTATGGGTCCGATGCCGTGGACGGTGAACTCTGAGATCTACCCACTGTGGGCTCGCAGCACTGGCAACGCCTGCTCGGCGGGGGTCAACTGGATCTTCAACGTCCTGGTGTCTCTGACGTTCCTCCATGTCGCAGAGTTTCTGACCTATTATG GGGCGTTCTTCCTGTACACAGGCCTGGTGGTGCTGGGTCTCTTCTTTGTCCTGGGATGCCTCCCAGAAACTAGGGGCCTGCAGCTGGAGGACATTGAGAACCTGTTCTCCGGTCCGCTCTGCTCCTGCGGAGCCTCGGCACCCAACAGCAACCGCGAGGTCCACTACGTCCGG CAAGGTTTGGATTTCAGCTCGCCACACTATGGAACTGTGGGGTCAGACAGTGGCATAGCATATATAACTGTAAGTACTGCTTCAGAGTCGAGGTCTTTGTTGCCATGCTACAACGTTTGTAATTATGAATCTCATTTCCTTCTTTCCACAGCTCAGATAATGGTGACCTGA
- the LOC122776023 gene encoding proton myo-inositol cotransporter-like isoform X4 encodes MSHSAGTSRQKTESDGERRLIGSSSGDPSAGGDREDQDEPTTTFVYVLAFFSALGGFLFGYDTGVVSGAMLLLKREMNLNVLWQELLVSSTVGAAALSALSGGYLNDWLGRKICILISSFIFAIGSIILGLAPDKVVLLVGRIIVGLGIGIASMTVPVYIAEVSPSQRRGQLVTINSLFITGGQLVSSLVDGAFSFLRHDGWRYMLGLSIFPALLQFFGFFFLPESPRWLLQKGRSSEARRVLIKIRGGQNVDDEYDTIRTSIEEEEREAGAGGFVILKILGHGPTRRALFVGCGLQMFQQLSGINTVMYYSATILQMAGVRDDKQAIWLSAATSATNFLFTLVGVWLVEKVGRRKLTLGSLLGTGLSLALLAVGFLLSSQNSPPVTLHSVDSQNSTCRQYGFCEPCMLDPSCGFCYRENGTQVFDSSCVPAGQSSTDHAAWGRCYNMTEGNDSAIWAYNYCPTSYSWVVLIGLILYLAFFAPGMGPMPWTVNSEIYPLWARSTGNACSAGVNWIFNVLVSLTFLHVAEFLTYYGAFFLYTGLVVLGLFFVLGCLPETRGLQLEDIENLFSGPLCSCGASAPNSNREVHYVRQGLDFSSPHYGTVGSDSGIAYITVSTASESRSLLPCYNVCNYESHFLLSTAQIMVT; translated from the exons ATGAGCCACTCTGCGGGCACCAGCAGGCAGAAAACAGAGAGTGATGGAGAGCGGCGTCTCATTGGATCTTCATCTGGGGACCCCAGCGCAGGTGGAGATCGCGAGGACCAAGATGAACCCACGACAACATTTGTCTACGTCTTGGCATTTTTCTCCGCCCTGGGAGGATTCCTCTTTGGCTATGACACTGGGGTGGTGTCCGGGGCCATGCTGCTCCTCAAGAGGGAGATGAACCTGAACGTTCTCtggcaggagctgctggtctccaGTACGGTTGGAGCTGCAGCACTCTCTGCCCTGAGTGGGGGCTACCTGAATGACTGGCTGGGGCGCAAGATTTGCATCCTTATTTCCAGTTTCATCTTCGCCATTGGAAGCATCATATTGGGTTTAGCCCCAGATAAGGTGGTCCTTCTTGTTGGCAGGATCATAGTTGGTCTGGGGATAG GTATTGCCTCAATGACCGTTCCTGTTTACATCGCTGAAGTTTCCCCGTCTCAGCGGAGAGGTCAGCTGGTCACCATAAACTCCCTCTTCATCACTGGTGGTCAGTTAGTTTCCAGTTTGGTGGACGGAGCGTTCAGCTTCCTGAGGCATGACGGCTGGAG GTACATGCTGGGTCTGTCCATTTTCCCAGCATTGCTGCAGTTTTTtggcttcttcttcctccctgaAAGCCCCCGCTGGCTTCTCCAAAAGGGTCGCAGCTCAGAGGCCCGTCGCGTTCTCATCAAGATCAGAGGAGGCCAGAACGTCGATGACGAGTACGACACCATTCGAACCAGcattgaggaagaggagagagaggcaggagcAG GAGGCTTCGTCATTTTGAAGATTCTTGGGCACGGACCGACTCGCCGGGCTCTCTTCGTCGGCTGTGGCCTTCAGATGTTTCAGCAGCTGTCTGGGATAAACACCGTCAT GTACTACAGTGCAACCATTCTGCAGATGGCCGGGGTGCGGGACGATAAACAGGCCATCTGGTTGTCGGCTGCAACCTCTGCAACCAACTTTTTGTTCACGCTGGTTGGAGTCTGGCTTGTGGAGAAAGTGGGTCGCAGGAAGCTGACCCTGGGCAGTCTTTTAG GTACTGGGCTGAGTCTGGCCTTGTTGGCAGTCGGGTTCCTGCTGTCTTCCCAGAACTCCCCGCCTGTGACCCTCCACTCAGTCGACTCTCAGAACTCAACCTGCAGACAGTACGG GTTCTGTGAGCCGTGCATGTTGGATCCAAGCTGTGGATTTTGTTATCGTGAAAACGGAACCCAAGTGTTCGACTCCTCCTGCGTTCCCGCCGGTCAGTCGTCCACAGATCATGCAGCGTGGGGAAG atgCTACAACATGACAGAGGGAAACGACAGTGCAATCTGGGCCTATAACTACTGTCCCACATCCTACTCCTGGGTCGTCCTGATTGGCCTCATTCTCTACCTTGCATTCTTCGCTCCAG GTATGGGTCCGATGCCGTGGACGGTGAACTCTGAGATCTACCCACTGTGGGCTCGCAGCACTGGCAACGCCTGCTCGGCGGGGGTCAACTGGATCTTCAACGTCCTGGTGTCTCTGACGTTCCTCCATGTCGCAGAGTTTCTGACCTATTATG GGGCGTTCTTCCTGTACACAGGCCTGGTGGTGCTGGGTCTCTTCTTTGTCCTGGGATGCCTCCCAGAAACTAGGGGCCTGCAGCTGGAGGACATTGAGAACCTGTTCTCCGGTCCGCTCTGCTCCTGCGGAGCCTCGGCACCCAACAGCAACCGCGAGGTCCACTACGTCCGG CAAGGTTTGGATTTCAGCTCGCCACACTATGGAACTGTGGGGTCAGACAGTGGCATAGCATATATAACTGTAAGTACTGCTTCAGAGTCGAGGTCTTTGTTGCCATGCTACAACGTTTGTAATTATGAATCTCATTTCCTTCTTTCCACAGCTCAGATAATGGTGACCTGA
- the LOC122776023 gene encoding proton myo-inositol cotransporter-like isoform X2 produces MYPITNRRVHVAFPVSAARSYDLVKTRPNFPFRVLSRETHFHSQDVYSLKHMSHSAGTSRQKTESDGERRLIGSSSGDPSAGGDREDQDEPTTTFVYVLAFFSALGGFLFGYDTGVVSGAMLLLKREMNLNVLWQELLVSSTVGAAALSALSGGYLNDWLGRKICILISSFIFAIGSIILGLAPDKVVLLVGRIIVGLGIGIASMTVPVYIAEVSPSQRRGQLVTINSLFITGGQLVSSLVDGAFSFLRHDGWRYMLGLSIFPALLQFFGFFFLPESPRWLLQKGRSSEARRVLIKIRGGQNVDDEYDTIRTSIEEEEREAGAGGFVILKILGHGPTRRALFVGCGLQMFQQLSGINTVMYYSATILQMAGVRDDKQAIWLSAATSATNFLFTLVGVWLVEKVGRRKLTLGSLLGTGLSLALLAVGFLLSSQNSPPVTLHSVDSQNSTCRQYGFCEPCMLDPSCGFCYRENGTQVFDSSCVPAGQSSTDHAAWGRCYNMTEGNDSAIWAYNYCPTSYSWVVLIGLILYLAFFAPGMGPMPWTVNSEIYPLWARSTGNACSAGVNWIFNVLVSLTFLHVAEFLTYYGAFFLYTGLVVLGLFFVLGCLPETRGLQLEDIENLFSGPLCSCGASAPNSNREVHYVRQGLDFSSPHYGTVGSDSGIAYITLR; encoded by the exons ATGTATCCAATAACAAATAGGCGTGTACATGTAGCTTTCCCAGTGTCAGCAGCGCGGTCATATGATCTGGTGAAGACACGACCAAACTTCCCGTTTCGTGTGTTAAGCAGGGAGACGCATTTTCACAG CCAGGACGTATACTCCCTGAAGCACATGAGCCACTCTGCGGGCACCAGCAGGCAGAAAACAGAGAGTGATGGAGAGCGGCGTCTCATTGGATCTTCATCTGGGGACCCCAGCGCAGGTGGAGATCGCGAGGACCAAGATGAACCCACGACAACATTTGTCTACGTCTTGGCATTTTTCTCCGCCCTGGGAGGATTCCTCTTTGGCTATGACACTGGGGTGGTGTCCGGGGCCATGCTGCTCCTCAAGAGGGAGATGAACCTGAACGTTCTCtggcaggagctgctggtctccaGTACGGTTGGAGCTGCAGCACTCTCTGCCCTGAGTGGGGGCTACCTGAATGACTGGCTGGGGCGCAAGATTTGCATCCTTATTTCCAGTTTCATCTTCGCCATTGGAAGCATCATATTGGGTTTAGCCCCAGATAAGGTGGTCCTTCTTGTTGGCAGGATCATAGTTGGTCTGGGGATAG GTATTGCCTCAATGACCGTTCCTGTTTACATCGCTGAAGTTTCCCCGTCTCAGCGGAGAGGTCAGCTGGTCACCATAAACTCCCTCTTCATCACTGGTGGTCAGTTAGTTTCCAGTTTGGTGGACGGAGCGTTCAGCTTCCTGAGGCATGACGGCTGGAG GTACATGCTGGGTCTGTCCATTTTCCCAGCATTGCTGCAGTTTTTtggcttcttcttcctccctgaAAGCCCCCGCTGGCTTCTCCAAAAGGGTCGCAGCTCAGAGGCCCGTCGCGTTCTCATCAAGATCAGAGGAGGCCAGAACGTCGATGACGAGTACGACACCATTCGAACCAGcattgaggaagaggagagagaggcaggagcAG GAGGCTTCGTCATTTTGAAGATTCTTGGGCACGGACCGACTCGCCGGGCTCTCTTCGTCGGCTGTGGCCTTCAGATGTTTCAGCAGCTGTCTGGGATAAACACCGTCAT GTACTACAGTGCAACCATTCTGCAGATGGCCGGGGTGCGGGACGATAAACAGGCCATCTGGTTGTCGGCTGCAACCTCTGCAACCAACTTTTTGTTCACGCTGGTTGGAGTCTGGCTTGTGGAGAAAGTGGGTCGCAGGAAGCTGACCCTGGGCAGTCTTTTAG GTACTGGGCTGAGTCTGGCCTTGTTGGCAGTCGGGTTCCTGCTGTCTTCCCAGAACTCCCCGCCTGTGACCCTCCACTCAGTCGACTCTCAGAACTCAACCTGCAGACAGTACGG GTTCTGTGAGCCGTGCATGTTGGATCCAAGCTGTGGATTTTGTTATCGTGAAAACGGAACCCAAGTGTTCGACTCCTCCTGCGTTCCCGCCGGTCAGTCGTCCACAGATCATGCAGCGTGGGGAAG atgCTACAACATGACAGAGGGAAACGACAGTGCAATCTGGGCCTATAACTACTGTCCCACATCCTACTCCTGGGTCGTCCTGATTGGCCTCATTCTCTACCTTGCATTCTTCGCTCCAG GTATGGGTCCGATGCCGTGGACGGTGAACTCTGAGATCTACCCACTGTGGGCTCGCAGCACTGGCAACGCCTGCTCGGCGGGGGTCAACTGGATCTTCAACGTCCTGGTGTCTCTGACGTTCCTCCATGTCGCAGAGTTTCTGACCTATTATG GGGCGTTCTTCCTGTACACAGGCCTGGTGGTGCTGGGTCTCTTCTTTGTCCTGGGATGCCTCCCAGAAACTAGGGGCCTGCAGCTGGAGGACATTGAGAACCTGTTCTCCGGTCCGCTCTGCTCCTGCGGAGCCTCGGCACCCAACAGCAACCGCGAGGTCCACTACGTCCGG CAAGGTTTGGATTTCAGCTCGCCACACTATGGAACTGTGGGGTCAGACAGTGGCATAGCATATATAACT CTCAGATAA
- the LOC122776023 gene encoding proton myo-inositol cotransporter-like isoform X3 encodes MYPITNRRVHVAFPVSAARSYDLVKTRPNFPFRVLSRETHFHSQDVYSLKHMSHSAGTSRQKTESDGERRLIGSSSGDPSAGGDREDQDEPTTTFVYVLAFFSALGGFLFGYDTGVVSGAMLLLKREMNLNVLWQELLVSSTVGAAALSALSGGYLNDWLGRKICILISSFIFAIGSIILGLAPDKVVLLVGRIIVGLGIGIASMTVPVYIAEVSPSQRRGQLVTINSLFITGGQLVSSLVDGAFSFLRHDGWRYMLGLSIFPALLQFFGFFFLPESPRWLLQKGRSSEARRVLIKIRGGQNVDDEYDTIRTSIEEEEREAGAGGFVILKILGHGPTRRALFVGCGLQMFQQLSGINTVMYYSATILQMAGVRDDKQAIWLSAATSATNFLFTLVGVWLVEKVGRRKLTLGSLLGTGLSLALLAVGFLLSSQNSPPVTLHSVDSQNSTCRQYGFCEPCMLDPSCGFCYRENGTQVFDSSCVPAGQSSTDHAAWGRCYNMTEGNDSAIWAYNYCPTSYSWVVLIGLILYLAFFAPGMGPMPWTVNSEIYPLWARSTGNACSAGVNWIFNVLVSLTFLHVAEFLTYYGAFFLYTGLVVLGLFFVLGCLPETRGLQLEDIENLFSGPLCSCGASAPNSNREVHYVRVKGSNRLLSDTDASDVD; translated from the exons ATGTATCCAATAACAAATAGGCGTGTACATGTAGCTTTCCCAGTGTCAGCAGCGCGGTCATATGATCTGGTGAAGACACGACCAAACTTCCCGTTTCGTGTGTTAAGCAGGGAGACGCATTTTCACAG CCAGGACGTATACTCCCTGAAGCACATGAGCCACTCTGCGGGCACCAGCAGGCAGAAAACAGAGAGTGATGGAGAGCGGCGTCTCATTGGATCTTCATCTGGGGACCCCAGCGCAGGTGGAGATCGCGAGGACCAAGATGAACCCACGACAACATTTGTCTACGTCTTGGCATTTTTCTCCGCCCTGGGAGGATTCCTCTTTGGCTATGACACTGGGGTGGTGTCCGGGGCCATGCTGCTCCTCAAGAGGGAGATGAACCTGAACGTTCTCtggcaggagctgctggtctccaGTACGGTTGGAGCTGCAGCACTCTCTGCCCTGAGTGGGGGCTACCTGAATGACTGGCTGGGGCGCAAGATTTGCATCCTTATTTCCAGTTTCATCTTCGCCATTGGAAGCATCATATTGGGTTTAGCCCCAGATAAGGTGGTCCTTCTTGTTGGCAGGATCATAGTTGGTCTGGGGATAG GTATTGCCTCAATGACCGTTCCTGTTTACATCGCTGAAGTTTCCCCGTCTCAGCGGAGAGGTCAGCTGGTCACCATAAACTCCCTCTTCATCACTGGTGGTCAGTTAGTTTCCAGTTTGGTGGACGGAGCGTTCAGCTTCCTGAGGCATGACGGCTGGAG GTACATGCTGGGTCTGTCCATTTTCCCAGCATTGCTGCAGTTTTTtggcttcttcttcctccctgaAAGCCCCCGCTGGCTTCTCCAAAAGGGTCGCAGCTCAGAGGCCCGTCGCGTTCTCATCAAGATCAGAGGAGGCCAGAACGTCGATGACGAGTACGACACCATTCGAACCAGcattgaggaagaggagagagaggcaggagcAG GAGGCTTCGTCATTTTGAAGATTCTTGGGCACGGACCGACTCGCCGGGCTCTCTTCGTCGGCTGTGGCCTTCAGATGTTTCAGCAGCTGTCTGGGATAAACACCGTCAT GTACTACAGTGCAACCATTCTGCAGATGGCCGGGGTGCGGGACGATAAACAGGCCATCTGGTTGTCGGCTGCAACCTCTGCAACCAACTTTTTGTTCACGCTGGTTGGAGTCTGGCTTGTGGAGAAAGTGGGTCGCAGGAAGCTGACCCTGGGCAGTCTTTTAG GTACTGGGCTGAGTCTGGCCTTGTTGGCAGTCGGGTTCCTGCTGTCTTCCCAGAACTCCCCGCCTGTGACCCTCCACTCAGTCGACTCTCAGAACTCAACCTGCAGACAGTACGG GTTCTGTGAGCCGTGCATGTTGGATCCAAGCTGTGGATTTTGTTATCGTGAAAACGGAACCCAAGTGTTCGACTCCTCCTGCGTTCCCGCCGGTCAGTCGTCCACAGATCATGCAGCGTGGGGAAG atgCTACAACATGACAGAGGGAAACGACAGTGCAATCTGGGCCTATAACTACTGTCCCACATCCTACTCCTGGGTCGTCCTGATTGGCCTCATTCTCTACCTTGCATTCTTCGCTCCAG GTATGGGTCCGATGCCGTGGACGGTGAACTCTGAGATCTACCCACTGTGGGCTCGCAGCACTGGCAACGCCTGCTCGGCGGGGGTCAACTGGATCTTCAACGTCCTGGTGTCTCTGACGTTCCTCCATGTCGCAGAGTTTCTGACCTATTATG GGGCGTTCTTCCTGTACACAGGCCTGGTGGTGCTGGGTCTCTTCTTTGTCCTGGGATGCCTCCCAGAAACTAGGGGCCTGCAGCTGGAGGACATTGAGAACCTGTTCTCCGGTCCGCTCTGCTCCTGCGGAGCCTCGGCACCCAACAGCAACCGCGAGGTCCACTACGTCCGGGTAAAAGGCAGCAACCGCCTCCTTTCTGACACTGATGCCTCAGATGTAGACTAG
- the LOC122775849 gene encoding microtubule-associated protein 9-like: MADAFKSGKSRATVNDVEVLNDDGICGESHKYLNTQRISRSSETDHQSCSSDFSEVEAEFRDELHNFELSDDDDTEKGAFMTTHKIHSSSEADLEAEDEEDSVREPLKSTKNRAGVFQTGRSRGRTKHFQLSDSFLNTQSIRNHLNDDHQSLSDYFNEVEDEPPKSTKNTTDALKAGNCNDEELSYDQGKSSLNPQRISSSSESDHHPCSSDFSEAEDEFMDELHKSIKHRADAFKAVKSIITMNTAVLSDDDDDTNKESFLKAPSICSPSGVDRYSDSEDDSEKKLLESTKNRVRNAFKGRKCRARISYAELSGEEGRKRDSEHHSASEASHYSHSDEDVDHSVEEICKSSINTADVQIAGKSRARMKDLELSDDDSSKEDSFLKCQRTSSAKAGNHSRSGVFNEVDDDCVNELLKSRISKADVLKAGKSRAKNEPVSEINKAHLSIYQSCNDIERPVDEETMKQSFQNMQKIHSPSEADLYPDSDEDEYVSVTEPPKSKNRVGAFKTQKSRARTEDVELLDEVAFLEMQRNSSPLEKSSQNVMSDPSIGGHNTIKTRHLSRLDFKLVPLADSAAEREPPSPATQVAEKFLEEAVTQDLDRSRTPSIHSAHTSNPTAVRSCSPGFHQPFEEFNEDLDSHSVHCVAQFSHNQERTSDARISSSHPEINKIETTKNQSIKSKFQRTCSMKIEPKYLGTLKLLDQKVLQTESEPLTVNVLRAAVYHRWLKMKNEKSRENMQTKKEEEEIKKKTEQAKKEAAVASYEAWGKRKASLKAEAKQQQVMRRKEQQASRRRKAEKSQSAKREFEKWKQEHDHLLKERYREEKEAENDLKLKINQEKCEKTRSAQKAFEKWKKEHDHLQKEKCIKEKEEENNLTLKKQKEWLEKQRNNESNFRNWCEKKQAMTKCQDFKRKQAEEERMREKEERDKKALEAYEDWLARKDLKHRSEEKLKTANFYH, from the coding sequence ATGGCTGATGCATTTAAGTCTGGGAAGTCCAGAGCCACAGTCAATGATGTTGAGGTTTTAAACGATGACGGCATATGTGGGGAAAGCCACAAATATCTGAACACCCAAAGAATCAGCAGGTCCTCAGAAACGGACCACCAATCCTGCTCTAGTGACTTCAGTGAGGTTGAGGCTGAGTTTAGGGATGAACTCCACAACTTTGAGCTTTCAGATGATGACGACACAGAGAAAGGTGCATTCATGACAACCCACAAAATCCACAGTTCTTCAGAAGCAGACCTTGAAGCAGAGGACGAAGAGGATTCCGTGAGGGAACCCCtgaaatcaacaaaaaataGGGCTGGTGTGTTTCAGACTGGGAGGTCTAGAGGCAGAACGAAACACTTTCAGCTTTCAGACTCATTCTTGAACACCCAAAGTATTCGCAACCATTTAAATGACGACCACCAATCCTTGTCTGATTACTTCAATGAGGTTGAAGATGAGCCCCCCAAATCAACAAAGAATACGACCGATGCACTCAAGGCTGGAAACTGTAATGATGAGGAGCTTTCATATGATCAAGGCAAATCATCTCTGAACCCCCAGAGAATCAGCAGTTCCTCCGAATCAGACCATCACCCTTGCTCTAGTGACTTCAGTGAGGCTGAAGATGAGTTTATGGATGAACTccataaatcaataaaacatagGGCTGATGCATTTAAGGCCGTGAAGTCTATAATCACAATGAACACAGCTGTGCTTtcagacgacgacgacgacacaaacaaagagtCATTTTTGAAAGCCCCCAGCATCTGCAGTCCCTCAGGCGTAGACCGCTACTCTGACTCTGAAGATGATTCTGAGAAGAAACTCCTCGAATCGACGAAAAATAGGGTCAGAAATGCATTTAAGGGTCGGAAATGTAGAGCCAGAATTAGCTATGCTGAGCTTTCAGGCGAAGAAGGCAGGAAGAGAGACTCAGAGCACCACAGTGCCTCAGAAGCAAGCCACTACTCCCATTCTGATGAAGATGTTGATCATTCTGTGGAGGAGATCTGCAAATCATCAATAAATACTGCGGATGTACAAATAGCTGGAAAGTCCAGAGCCAGAATGAAAGACTTGGAGCTTTCAGATGACGACAGCTCAAAGGAAGACTCATTCTTGAAATGTCAGAGAACCAGCAGTGCAAAAGCAGGCAACCATTCCCGCTCCGGTGTCTTCAATGAGGTTGACGACGACTGTGTGAATGAACTCCTCAAATCAAGAATAAGCAAAGCTGATGTGTTAAAGGCTGGAAAGTCCAGAGCCAAAAACGAACCGGTTTCTGAAATCAATAAAGCACATCTGTCTATCTATCAATCTTGTAATGACATTGAACGTCCAGTGGATGAGGAGACAATGAAACAGTCATTCCAGAACATGCAAAAAATCCACAGTCCCTCTGAAGCAGACCTCTACCCTGACTCTGATGAGGATGAATATGTTTCTGTAACGGAACCCCCCAAATCAAAAAACAGGGTTGGTGCATTTAAGACTCAGAAGTCTAGAGCCAGAACTGAAGACGTGGAGCTTTTAGATGAAGTTGCCTTCCTGGAGATGCAAAGAAACAGCAGTCCTTTAGAAAAGTCGAGTCAAAATGTGATGTCAGATCCCTCCATTGGTGGACATAACACTATAAAGACTCGACATCTATCAAGACTGGACTTTAAACTTGTGCCTTTAGCAGATAGTGCTGCAGAGAGGGAGCCACCGAGTCCCGCTACTCAAGTTGCAGAGAAGTTTCTTGAAGAAGCCGTAACCCAGGACCTCGACAGGTCACGTACTCCCTCTATCCACTCCGCTCACACATCCAACCCCACTGCCGTGAGGAGCTGTAGTCCCGGGTTCCATCAACCTTTTGAAGAATTTAATGAAGACTTGGATAGTCACTCAGTTCATTGTGTCGCTCAATTCTCACACAACCAGGAAAGAACATCTGACGCCAGGATTTCAAGTTCTCATCCAGAAATCAATAAAATCGAAACAACCAAAAATCAATCCATCAAATCCAAATTCCAGAGAACATGCTCTATGAAGATAGAACCAAAGTATCTGGGAACGCTCAAACTTTTGGACCAAAAAGTTTTGCAAACAGAGTCTGAGCCCCTTACTGTAAATGTACTCAGAGcggctgtttatcacagatggcttaaaatgaaaaatgaaaagtcgagagagaacatgcaaacaaagaaagaagaggaagaaatcaagaaaaagacagagcaaGCGAAAAAGGAAGCTGCTGTCGCGTCATATGAAGCTTGGGGGAAAAGGAAAGCGAGTCTCAAAGCGGAGGCCAAACAACAGCAAGTCATGAGGAGAAAAGAGCAGCAAGCGAGCAGAAGGCGAAAAGCGGAGAAAAGTCAGTCTGCGAAAAGGGAATTTGAAAAATGGAAGCAGGAACACGATCATCTGCTAAAAGAGCGgtacagagaagagaaagaagctgaaaatgacttGAAGCTCAAAATCAATCAagagaaatgtgagaaaactCGCTCTGCTCAAAAAGCatttgaaaaatggaaaaaggaaCATGATCatctacaaaaagaaaagtgcataaaagagaaagaagaggaaaacaaccTAACGCTCAAAA